The proteins below come from a single Leifsonia sp. 1010 genomic window:
- a CDS encoding alpha-galactosidase: protein MTDRLSWGTEKLTVEIEWSADSAPRIAAVEHDGLRLEMPAGLPLVDVLAVNQGHSLASDRLVHTAIGHDLRYAGHDEAATGAGSALRVRLDHAQTGLRIELLLELTDGLSVLRSSATVLNDGQEPVVLRSIPSLALYLGGNGRSSIREWEVYHALSDWLGEGRWVREPLNGVRFPRLEQQLTNHNPRGEFSVISSGTWSTGKHLPVAAVRSTRLGAAWAWQIEHNGAWRWELGEDTASGYLALSGPTDTDHQWSEELRPGESFTTVTVALALARDVTSAIGQLTAYRRAHRRPHPDNSAMPVVFNDYMNTLNGDPTTQKLLPLIDAAARVGAEVFCIDAGWYDDSGEWWDTVGEWMPSTTRFPGGLSEVIDHIRDAGMVPGLWLEPEVIGVNSPMADRLPDGAFLQRKGERVVEHHRYHLDLRHPAAREHLDSVVDRLVHEFGIGFFKLDYNINPGPGTDRDADSVGAGLLAHNRAHLDWLDGVLDRHPGLVLENCGSGAMRSDYAMLSRLQMQSTSDQQDFLKYPPIAASAPAAMLPEQAASWAYPQPEMTMEEVAFCLATGLLGRYYVSGHLARMDADRLALVSDAVGVAKQLRGELTASTPFWPLGIPTWDAGWTSLGLAIDDGALVAVWNRDPATPETRLSLPAFAGRELTVSTVFPRSLPDWETHWDAGTGELTVTSRTGEVGARVLRLQAATNIASAPHSATRTQ, encoded by the coding sequence ATGACCGACCGCCTGAGCTGGGGCACCGAGAAGCTGACCGTCGAGATCGAATGGTCGGCCGACTCCGCGCCCCGAATCGCCGCGGTCGAGCACGACGGGCTGCGGCTCGAGATGCCCGCGGGGCTCCCGCTGGTGGACGTGCTCGCGGTCAACCAGGGTCACTCGCTCGCCAGCGACCGGCTGGTCCACACGGCGATCGGGCACGACCTCCGTTACGCCGGCCACGACGAGGCGGCCACCGGCGCCGGATCCGCATTGCGGGTCCGGCTCGACCACGCACAGACCGGCCTCCGCATCGAGTTGCTCCTCGAACTCACCGACGGCCTGTCGGTGCTCCGTTCGTCCGCCACCGTCCTCAATGACGGTCAGGAGCCGGTCGTGCTCCGCTCCATCCCATCGCTCGCGCTCTATCTCGGCGGCAACGGCCGCAGCAGCATCCGCGAGTGGGAGGTCTACCACGCGCTCAGCGACTGGCTGGGCGAGGGGCGGTGGGTGCGCGAGCCGCTCAACGGCGTCCGCTTCCCGCGCCTCGAACAGCAGCTGACCAACCACAACCCGCGCGGAGAGTTCAGCGTGATCTCCTCCGGCACCTGGTCCACCGGCAAGCACCTGCCCGTCGCGGCGGTGCGGTCGACGCGGCTCGGAGCCGCCTGGGCCTGGCAGATCGAGCACAACGGCGCCTGGCGCTGGGAGCTGGGGGAGGACACCGCGAGCGGCTACCTCGCCCTCTCCGGGCCCACCGACACCGACCACCAGTGGAGCGAGGAGCTCCGGCCGGGCGAGTCGTTCACCACGGTCACCGTCGCCCTGGCTCTCGCCCGCGATGTCACCTCGGCGATCGGCCAGCTGACCGCCTACCGGCGCGCACACCGGCGGCCCCATCCCGACAACAGCGCGATGCCCGTCGTCTTCAACGACTACATGAACACGTTGAACGGCGACCCGACGACCCAGAAGCTGCTCCCGCTCATCGACGCGGCCGCCCGCGTCGGCGCCGAGGTGTTCTGCATCGACGCGGGCTGGTACGACGACAGCGGCGAATGGTGGGACACCGTGGGGGAGTGGATGCCGAGCACCACGCGTTTCCCCGGCGGGCTCTCGGAGGTCATCGACCACATCCGAGACGCCGGGATGGTGCCCGGCCTCTGGCTCGAGCCCGAGGTCATCGGGGTGAACAGCCCGATGGCGGACCGTCTGCCCGACGGCGCCTTCCTGCAGCGCAAGGGCGAGCGCGTCGTCGAGCACCACCGCTACCACCTCGACCTCCGGCATCCCGCGGCGCGCGAGCACCTGGACTCCGTCGTCGACCGGCTCGTGCACGAGTTCGGGATCGGCTTCTTCAAGCTCGACTACAACATCAACCCGGGGCCGGGCACCGATCGGGATGCGGACAGCGTCGGGGCCGGACTGCTGGCCCACAACCGCGCCCACCTCGACTGGCTCGACGGCGTGCTCGACCGCCACCCCGGTCTCGTGCTCGAGAACTGCGGTTCCGGGGCGATGCGCTCCGACTACGCCATGCTCTCCCGGCTGCAGATGCAGTCCACCTCCGACCAGCAGGACTTCCTCAAGTACCCGCCGATCGCGGCGAGCGCGCCCGCGGCGATGCTGCCGGAGCAGGCGGCGAGCTGGGCGTATCCGCAGCCGGAGATGACGATGGAGGAGGTCGCCTTCTGCCTCGCCACGGGGCTCCTCGGCCGCTACTACGTCTCCGGGCATCTGGCGCGGATGGACGCCGATCGCCTGGCGCTCGTCTCCGACGCGGTCGGGGTCGCCAAGCAACTGCGCGGCGAGCTCACCGCATCCACCCCCTTCTGGCCGCTCGGCATCCCCACCTGGGACGCGGGGTGGACCTCGCTGGGGCTCGCGATCGACGACGGCGCCCTGGTGGCCGTCTGGAACCGCGACCCGGCGACCCCCGAGACCCGGCTCTCCCTTCCGGCGTTCGCCGGACGCGAGCTCACGGTCTCGACCGTCTTCCCGCGATCCCTTCCCGACTGGGAGACCCACTGGGACGCGGGGACAGGAGAACTCACCGTCACCAGCCGCACCGGCGAGGTC